One window of the Saccopteryx bilineata isolate mSacBil1 chromosome 2, mSacBil1_pri_phased_curated, whole genome shotgun sequence genome contains the following:
- the SMG8 gene encoding nonsense-mediated mRNA decay factor SMG8: protein MAGPVSLRELLMGASVWNSPEIPEGAPPEGEGSVPSGPEPPWREDEICVVGIFGKTALRLNSEKFSLVNTVCDRQVFPLFRHQDPGDPEPGIRSEASAVREAGGAGDPGAGAADPVLGGAAAAEGNQTEPGAQDYSLLQAYYNQESKVLYLLLTSICDNSQLLRACRALQSGEAGGGLSLPHAEAHEFWKHQEKLQCLSLLYLFSVCHILLLVHPTCSFDITYDRVFRALDGLRQKVLPLLKTAIKDCPVGKDWKLNCRPCPPRLLFLFQLNGALKVEPPRNQDPAHPDKPKKHSPKRRLQHALEDQIYRIFRKSRVLTNQSINCLFTVPANQAFVYIVPGSQEEDPVGMLLDQLRSHCTMKDPESLLVPTSLSGPRRYQVMRQHARQQLSFHVDSSSSSSSGQLVDFTLREFLWQHVELVLSKKGFDDSVGRNPQPSHFELPTYQKWISAASKLYEVAIDGKEEDLASPTGEITSKILSSIKVLEGFLDIDTKFSENRCQKALPMAHSAYQSNLPHNYTMTVHKNQLAQALRVYSQHAKGPAFHKYAMQLHEDCYKFWSNGHQLCEERSLTDQHCVHKFHSLPKSGEKPEADRNPPVLYHNSRARSTGACNCGRKQAPRDDPFDIKAANYDFYQLLEEKCCGKLDHINFPVFEPSTPDPAPAKNESSPAPPDADADKLKEKEPQTQGDSTSLSLALSLGQSTGSLGTYPADPQAGGDNPEVHGQGEAKTEKRPNLVDRQASTVEYLPGMLHSNCPKGLLPKFSSWSLVKLGPAKSYNFHTGLDQQGFIPGTNYLMPWDIVIRTRAEDEGDLDTNSWPAPNKAVPGKRSAVVMGRGRRRDDIARAFVGFEYEDSRGRRFMCSGPDKVMKVLGSGPKESALKALNSDMPLYILSSSQGRGLKPHYAQLMRLFVVVPDAPLQIILMPQVQPGPPPCPIFHPEKQEITLPPDGLWVLRFPYAYVTERGPCFPPKENVHLMSYKVLRGVLKAVTQ, encoded by the exons ATGGCGGGTCCTGTCAGCTTGCGAGAGCTTCTGATGGGAGCTTCAGTCTGGAACAGCCCTGAAATCCCGGAGGGAGCCCCTCCAGAGGGCGAAGGGAGCGTGCCTAGCGGACCGGAGCCTCCCTGGCGAGAGGATGAGATCTGCGTGGTGGGAATCTTCGGCAAAACGGCCCTGCGACTGAATTCCGAGAAATTCTCACTTGTGAACACGGTGTGCGACCGACAGGTCTTTCCCCTTTTTCGCCACCAAGATCCTGGGGACCCTGAGCCGGGAATTAGGAGCGAAGCCAGCGCTGTCAGGGAAGCTGGTGGAGCCGGGGACCCTGGGGCTGGGGCCGCTGATCCAGTTCTGGGAGGTGCAGCTGCCGCGGAAGGTAACCAAACTGAGCCAGGCGCGCAGGACTACAGCCTGCTGCAGGCCTATTACAATCAGGAAAGCAAAGTTCTCTATCTCCTTCTCACTTCCATCTGTGACAACTCCCAGCTTCTGCGGGCTTGTCGAGCCCTTCAGAGTGGGGAAGCTGGAGGTGGCCTCTCTTTACCTCATGCAGAAGCGCACGAGTTCTGGAAACATCAAGAGAAACTTCAGTGCCTCAGTCTCCTTTACCTTTTCTCGGTTTGTCACATTCTGCTGCTGGTCCATCCCACTTGTTCCTTTGACATTACTTATGATCGAGTGTTCAGAGCCCTAGATGGACTGAGACAGAAAGTACTACCACTCCTCAAAACAGCCATTAAGGATTGTCCGGTTGGCAAAGACTGGAAACTCAACTGCCGACCTTGCCCTCCTagactcctttttctctttcaacttAATGGAGCCCTCAAAGTGGAACCCCCTCGAAACCAAGACCCAGCTCATCCAGACAAGCCCAAGAAGCATTCTCCCAAAAGGAGACTGCAGCATGCCCTGGAGGACCAGATTTATAGAATCTTCCGGAAGAGTCGTGTATTGACTAACCAGAGTATCAACTGCCTCTTTACTGTGCCTGCCAACCAAGCTTTTGTGTACATAGTTCCGGGAAGCCAGGAGGAGGACCCAGTAGGCATGTTGCTGGACCAACTTAGGAGTCATTGTACTATGAAGGACCCTGAGTCTTTGCTGGTGCCTACATCCCTTTCTGGTCCCAGGCGATACCAGGTGATGAGGCAGCACGCCCGACAACAACTTTCTTTCCACGTTGACAGCAGCAGTTCCAGTTCTTCAGGGCAGCTAGTGGATTTCACTCTTCGGGAATTTCTATGGCAGCATGTGGAGCTAGTCCTAAGCAAGAAAGGTTTTGATGACAGTGTGGGCAGGAACCCACAGCCTTCCCATTTTGAACTTCCCACTTACCAGAAGTGGATCTCAGCAGCTTCAAAACTGTATGAAGTAGCTATTGATGGCAAAGAGGAGGACCTGGCGTCTCCCACTGGGGAGATAACATCTAAGATTTTAAGCAGTATTAAAGTCTTGGAAGGGTTTTTGGATATTGACACCAAATTCTCAGAAAACCGGTGCCAAAAAGCTCTACCCATGGCCCATAGTGCCTATCAGTCAAATTTGCCTCATAATTACACAATGACTGTCCATAAGAATCAACTTGCCCAGGCTCTACGAGTATACAGCCAACACGCTAAAGGGCCAGCCTTTCACAAATACGCCATGCAGTTACACGAGGACTGCTACAAGTTCTGGAGCAATGGCCATCAGCTCTGTGAGGAGAGGAGTTTAACTGATCAACATTGTGTACATAAATTTCACTCATTACCTAAATCAG GAGAAAAGCCGGAGGCTGATAGAAACCCTCCTGTGCTGTATCACAACAGCCGAGCTCGATCCACTGGCGCCTGTAACTGTGGAAGGAAACAAGCACCTCGAGATGATCCCTTTGATATCAAGGCAGCTAACTATGACTTTTATCAG CTTCTGGAAGAAAAATGTTGTGGAAAATTGGATCATATCAATTTCCCAGTATTTGAACCAAGTACTCCAGATCCTGCTCCTGCCAAAAATGAATCTTCTCCTGCCCCTCCAGATGCAGATGCtgataaacttaaagaaaaagaacctcAAACCCAAGGAGATAGCACAAGTCTGAGTCTAGCGTTGAGTTTAGGCCAATCCACAGGTAGCTTAGGTACCTATCCAGCTGATCCACAAGCAGGAGGAGATAATCCAGAAGTTCATGGTCAAGGAGAAGCAAAAACTGAGAAGAGACCAAACTTGGTTGATCGACAGGCATCCACAGTTGAGTATCTCCCAGGCATGCTGCATTCAAATTGCCCGAAAGGTCTCCTTCCCAAATTCTCCAGCTGGTCTTTGGTTAAACTAGGCCCTGCTAAGTCTTACAACTTTCATACGGGTTTGGACCAACAGGGCTTCATTCCAGGAACAAACTATCTTATGCCTTGGGACATTGTCATCAGGACTAGAGCTGAAGATGAAGGAGACTTAGACACAAATTCTTGGCCTGCTCCAAATAAAGCTGTCCCTGGAAAGAGGAGTGCAGTTGTGATGGGAAGAGGAAGACGGCGAGATGACATAGCGCGAGCATTCGTGGGCTTTGAATATGAAGACTCTCGAGGTCGGAGGTTTATGTGCTCGGGACCTGACAAAGTAATGAAAGTACTGGGAAGTGGACCAAAGGAATCAGCTTTAAAAGCCCTGAATAGTGATATGCCCTTATATATTCTGTCCTCATCTCAGGGTAGAGGGCTAAAACCACATTATGCTCAACTTATGAGGCTTTTTGTTGTGGTTCCTGATGCTCCTTTGCAGATAATCCTGATGCCTCAG GTTCAACCAGGCCCACCACCATGTCCAATATTCCACCCAGAAAAACAAGAAATCACTCTCCCACCGGATGGCCTCTGGGTTTTGAGGTTTCCTTATGCATATGTGACAGAAAGAGGACCTTGTTTCCCTCCAAAGGAGAACGTGCACTTAATGAGTTACAAGGTGCTCCGTGGGGTTCTAAAAGCTGTAACGCAGTAA